The genomic region GCATatggacaaaggagctctgtgctctgtgctgctgtggtggttttgcatcacagaagtgatgtcctgagagaagctgctagcagtttcctctgtgtctgacaaaaaaacaatcagtaattagctttgagagctgacaatctgttaaaccactaagcaaactgcagacgcctctgtgcagacccaagttgaagatgagaaagcctggctgggtctctctcccctctggccccaaagaggtgccaaggccggcccagccccATCTCAGccttctggcctggctgctgagatcctggccctgccccagcgcggcccagcctgacacagccccagcgcagccgctgcagaaacctccatgggaaaacagctccggccgcaaggaccgagcccggccgggctcacggaaccatctgcagccccgggcagatattgactctgccagtgctgccatcctccctgcagtgagagaaaaggacacagggcaggcaacATGAAGACACTGAGGTctgtgaagaggaagttgagtcccaggtgggagggatgaggagatgccttgatcttggggctgaaatccgctggtaaagctatggagaaggatgtcattgatacatcagactctctttttccctataacgCATTGAAAAATATGCGGAGATTATTTGTTTCAGTAAAGGCCTCCACACTAAAGTAAGTAAACTCTGAAGTAGTCGTGATCCCagagaagtttgaaaagaaagaatgatgagaccctgtgcccttAGTGAGAGAACAcatctgttcccagagatgaagatgatttcagaaacaGGTGAAGAGAACCCTTGCTTTTAAACAGcccatctttaaactaataccccataagttAACATGGGctataaacacagctgtgggaaaagctgtgaaaaaatgggagacaCTGtacaattacagattttttcagGCAGCTGCTATTCGTGGAAGTGAAAAGCCATGACATAAGTGTTTTCTTGTGGATAAGTCACCATAACTCTAATAAGAGGAACTactctccctaagtgaactgaaagaaaattataggTTTGGTCTTTTTATATTGTCAGGTTTTATGGAGAggggaagtgttctgaaagatGTGTTCTGTtctattactctttcttttactTATCATtgataaacttttctttaaaagttcaaacttttcttttaaagttctgAGCCTACTTTGCCTTTCCCCTAATCCTatctcagagcaggaaatgagtaagtatattctagtgagtgcgCTGGTAATCAAgcaacactgaacccaccacactcaTTAATGCATTGGCCAAGAAATATCAAAAtgatgaaccaaaaccactactgaAACTTCCTGTtgaactgccccagaccagagggaaaacaaggcagagcaatggtttgtcaggacttgcttgatcctaatgagccccgtggtgcatttggagctgagccctggaacctcagggcctgagaggagattgcacaaacctttccaggagtcaaagtCAAGAGAAAACACCAAAAGTGTCTCTAGGTGTTAATGGGACCCACcgaggtccatccccaacacaggctcctcatgaACTGCATGAAGGGgagaattggaggccaggatggcacaaaaacctctcagagactcaaaatggcacaaaaacctctcagtgtggaaaggacaATCCAAAGTATGTgaaaaaagttgagtatctcagagtattaatgagctccactgagtgtcagcacaaagctctcaagggactcattaaagcagataattggggccatgattgcacaaacctctcacagagtctggatcaaaagggaaacaccaagtaccttaaaataactgaagtaccttgaagcattaatgagccccactgagtgttgttatcgacaaagcctctccagggactaattacagcagataattggaggccatgattgaACAAAGCTCTCAAAGACTCCAAGGCAAAAACAAAGCCCAAAGTCCTTTGCagaacctgcagtccctgggagcatgaaggagcccccagggccattcctgaccaaggctccccagggactcccagcagatccttgaggccactgggatgtgggctagggggggatgctgagggcaggaccagggggtgacagtgcccagcctggctggggctgtgccaggaggccccagggcctcaggacaaggtgtctcctcccagcccttggtgacacagaccctgctgtgcctcagggcaccaagacttggcttctctttgtccccatctgtcatcagtgcctccagttctctgctctgcctggggcctggggacactttctcagtcctgtccctcagtgggacccattaaaagtccaaggaactttggagttggattctgacttggagttctggagaggtttctgcagctccctcccagggcctgatgttcagggcctgagcacaaagccccagagggtcattaaagtccttgtgctgtgtctgtgctgctgagctgggccaggctcctggcacagagggtgatcctggtaaccaagaagggcttcaaaagcacatttctcttgctgagcagctcttctcccagcccagcagggctggggcactgcctgcagccagcccgggcacagcacagaggcacagagagcttcaatcagtcagggctgggaaggggctgagaagtgcctggggcagaatcactgccagcccttggcacaggaacctctggctgcaggacaatgcagctgcagctcctggagtgatctcctaaagctggaacatcctaatgcccacagaccctgtgagtaccACTCTGAGCATTTCTGGCGCAGGGGAGGTGAAATTTTGATGAAGCTCTGAAATACTGAAGGGTTCTCACCagtcataaaatatttccaagacaaggatttgataaaaatgagatttccaGAGATTTTGTATTCAGTTTCCTTCTACTGGAGAAtgacagggagggagggataaATATTAAAGGTTGATTATGAATTTTGACAAGTGCCTGAGACATCTGAACTATTAGTTTTAGTGCTCAGTAGTTTCACAGGAGATCCCTAATGTGCTTACCGTCtctctgcccatggacagcagcagcaccacctttgctggagccatcaggcccagtctgagctgtccttgctgcaagctgcaaacagaacctgcccccagccagtgccctgcaaacaggcagggttctgtcaggccaaggagagggcacagagatttggggtctgggagtgctggcagggagagatcaggcACAGAGAAACacttgcaggaggaaaatctccaggaagcagagagaagatcagggaaggagagaaaacaaaacccagaaatgctgtgccagggagagTTTAGAGATGCCCAGAGGatcccctccagtgcagcccctccctctgcacaagccccctccctcctgtcccccagccaagcctctgccctcagggctggggctccaaggcgtgcagcccctcctgtgcaggcagagctgcagcagagccgtggggcagctctgcagtcccaggcccagttccctctgcagagcacagggctgggagcagctgcccggcactgggggctctggcagggggcacagctggctcagggtgacacagctgtccccagtgcccggctctgggcaatgctggcagtgcagccagggaaggagctgcatctcccttcatccagtgccatcagaaggacacttggaaGCCTCCCTGAGATTTCAGTCCAAGCTGGGAGCTTCAATGCAGGGTGCAAACCTGTCCTAGAGCACATCTGAGTTATAAGATTgatggggaaaggcagagatGTTGTGATAGTGAAAATGCTGTTGGGTTGGTGAAATGAGCAACGTGAGTCCTTGGCTCCAAATGTGGAGCTGGGCAGTGGTGGATccatctgctctcagcagtaCCTGAGTGTTTGTAAGAGACACATGGGAGTGTGAACATCCTCCAATTAAAAAATTTGAAAGCCCAAATAAACTCCAAACAGAATGAAGCAACAGACTGCCTCCCCCCAGTCTCCACTCATAATCATGCATCAGGGAACTCACTCTGTTTTACCAGGGGGCAACAGATATTCTCAGACTGTCTGATATACAGGAACACCAGCAGAGATATGGGGTAGCCTAtaaagaaaatcccaaatctaaAAAACCCTAGAGACAATGTCTATGTGTGTTCTGGGGGAGGGTGTATGGGAAATGGCTTTGATTCTGGTTACATTTCATTGTCCTTTTCTCCAtgaccaggtgcccatgtgcagccacagcaaatgtccaacagcagctccatcagccacttcctcctgctggcactggcagacacgcggcagctgcagctcctgcacttctgcctcttcctgggcatctccctggctgccctcctgggcaacggcctcatcatcagcgccgtagcctgcggccaccacctgcacacgcccatgttcttcttcctgctcaacctggccctcagcgacctgggctccatctgcaccactgtccccaaagccatgcacaattccctctggggcaccaggaacatctcctacacaggatgtgctgcacagctctttttctttgtcatcttcatctcagcagagctttatctcctgaccatcatgtgctacgaccgctacgtgtccgtctgcaaacccctgcactacgggaccctcctgggcagcagagcttgtgcccacatggcagcagctgcctgggccagtgcctttctcaatgctctgctgctcacagccaatacattttccctgcccctgtgccatggcaatgccctgggccagttcttctgtgaaatcccccagatcctcagGCTCTCCTGCTCACACATCAAACTCAGGGAATCTGGGCTTATTGTGCTAAGTGCTCTTCTATATTTTggatgttttgtgttcattgttttctcctatgtgcagatcttcagagTTGTGCTGaagatcccctctgagcagggacggcacaaagccttttccacctgcctccctcacctggcagTGGTCTCTGTcttcctcagcactgctgtATTTACCTACCTGAAGCCCCCCTCGATgtcctctccatccctggatctggccctgtcagttctgtactcggtggtgcctccagccctgaaccccctcatctacagcctgaggaaccaggagctcaaggctgcagtgtggagactgatgactggatgctttcaggaacattaaactgctggcccAATTTCTGCAAAACACTTGTAATACAAGTAaactttgatacttcttgttttccttttggaggttctttttctttgttttacattttaatgttgTCCACAAAGAAACGTCAGGGGCCCCTGTttgcactgcacacagcaggcgggagcacccccatgctgctgctgtggggacatggacctgagggagcacaaatgccatcagcccctggggccaggaagggctgggggatgccagggaaaccactcagctttgtcctggcctctgcagtcagccagaaagtttgttcccatcagctgggagtttcctgtcccactgcagacgctgctgctcagagccagggctgcctggcagccacccccaaactgccctgagtatttccttggcttcacatttgctttctttactcttcctgttacagatttttttcccttgcccagccctgttccctcccctgcacacagcccatccctgtttgccctttcctctctggcccCACTCCCCATTGCAGTTCCTGACTTGGCACCATGGGAACGTCCCTTGTGGAGCAGGATCATcccacaagtgctgcaggaattgtctgcaggctcctgcagtgcctggtgctgctcccttgccagaggcaccccaggccagggggcacatctgggctgctgtgtctggctgtggggctccctgttctgggcagtgaggaggagctgcagaggctctgcaggactgacaggatgggctttggggctgtgaggagaagctgagggacctgggctgctggagcttctgaagaggaggcccagggctcctcctgcagctgctccaagggtggattcagagaatcacagaatcagcaaggttggagaagaccttggagatcatcaagtccaacctgtgccctgacactgccttgtctcccctgagcctcctcttctccaggatcaacaaccccagctccctcagctgctcctcacaggatttgtgctccacacacctctccagccttgttgcccttctctggacatgctccagcccctccatttccttcctaaattggggggcccagaactggacacagcactcgaggtactgcccaaccagtgcccagcacaggggaagaatcactgccctggtcctgctggccacaccattcctgatccaggccaggagccattggccttcttggccacctgggcacacggctggctcatgtccagcctgctgtccatcagtccctgcaggtccctttctgcctggctgctgtccagtcactctgtccccagcctgtagcgctgcaggggttgttgtggccaaagtgcaggacccggcacttggacttgttaaacctcacctttttgggtttgggacctctgcagagccctcctgccctccagcagatcaacattcccagccagtttggtgtcaccagggttccatgaggccccagagtgtcccaatggtctccatgactccatgaggcctcccagtgtcacaatgtccctttggttccatgggaccccttggtgtcacaaagtcccttggatccttgtaccctgcagtgtcacaatgtcaccgtggtccccaaggccctgcagtgtcacagtggatccttggttccatgaggcctggcagggcagcaatgctctccttggtcccacagtgtcacagtggcctcttggtccccagggacacggtcagtctgtggtggtggcgggcacaactttccctgggagtgttttgtGCTAACGGGCAGAGCCacgggagcccagcacacacacacacacacggagcaGCTCGGCAGTGAGGACACGGGAGGGCCCAGGCATGGAGCTCCAACGAGGGTTTATCAGGGTCTGAcgctccagggctctgggggttaaagacaaagacaaaggagGGTTTAGGGTGTAAATACGGgaaaagaggggctggaggagagcgtCAGGGATCTCAGGGTTTAGGGGTGGTACACAGGGAAAGGGACTAAAAGGGAATGGCAGGGCTGATAGGTGGGCACATAAACCAatgggaaaatagggaagggaGAACTTGCTAGAACATGAACATATCAGGGTAAAAGGGGTAGGAAAGGCCAACGGGCCACAGGGGGGGACAGAACTGGGACAAATTAACACAGTGCTGCAAAGCAccatgggggaagcttctgtcctcaccctgagctgtgaggaatgcCCAGAGCCTACGGTGCATTTCTCCAGGGGATCGCTTTTGCCCTCTCCCCAGTAAGCTCACAGGCCTCTACAAACACACACTGGACATGTCTGGGGCCAttcatcatttctctgctctcagcaccaaGGCAATGGactctggcactgctctgagctcaggcccatggcaaccacccctggccatggggctccatggagctgctctcaggaaaccCCCCAAGAGCTGGAGaatgccccaaaactgcctcaggAATGTGAGATACCCCATAATCTCTTCATTAATGGAGACTATTAAAAGACTCACCCAGTAATGGGCTCCCCCTATCTTAATCATCCCCAAAATTTGACTGTCTCATTCCAGACCCCAGATCACCTCCCTAATCCCTGTCCCAacccatcccacccctcctgGACATCAAGATCCCTTCCCAAGATGTACTTCCTCCATTTCACAcctcccaatccccatcccacccatccTGCCCCACCCAATTCTCATCTCACCCTCCTGATTTGCATCCCACTTTGCCCaatccccttccaacccaatttcACCCTCAGAGGCAGTGGAATCGAGTAATTTTGGGGTTGGATTCAGTAGTTTTTAGTAGCACTGAGTGGatttgagcagaaacatcagtcCCTCTCATCTTTTGGAGTGCCAAGAAACAAAGACAACTAAAACAAATagcccccaaactcccccataCCCTCACAGATATCTCTTGAAATCCAAGATTCCTCAAAACACAAGTAAAATGTGAGGCTTTAGATGCTTTTGATGCATTTGTTAATTTAAACcccaattttctgtgttttgaagggaggaagataaaagataactggagcaaaaataaaaggaacagcagccacttccctctgtgtatcacagggcatgtgggtcaccagggctctgaccagggtgggtcctctgatggggatggagctggagcagtgcatgaagctcttcctgcaggcggggttctcgcagggcttcccttaccggtgcctccgctGGTGCCGGGTAAAGAATGAGCGgtctgagaagctcttcccacaccggggacactcgtagggcctctccccagtgtggatgcgccggtgggtgacgagggtggagttgtgcttgtAGCCCATCctgcagtcggggcagcggaagggcctctcctgtctgtgaatccgctgatgtacaaggagatgggagctggtgtgaaacctcttcccacactcaggacactcgtagggcctctcccctgaGTGGATCATTTGGTGGATGATCAGCTGGGACCACTGGCTGAAGGTCATCCCACACTCCtcacactcgtagggcctctccctaGTGTGGATGCAttggtggatgatgaggtgggGGTTCTGgctgaatcccttcccacactccccacattagtagggccattccccggtgtggatcatctggtggcgGATCAGGGTGTTGCtgtgcctgaagctcttcccacactccaagcacttgtagggcttctccccatcgtgaAGCTTCTCATGGACCATAAGCtttgagctctggctgaagctctgcccaccttcctgacccagggtgggcctttcctcctcagagcaccctgggctgggtttccagcccctcctcctgtgggatctccggggcttttcctccccgttggattcctgtgctgtggagccactcaaaacagcctcttccacgatgttctgctgcagggatttgtcctccctgctctccatcctcagctcctgctctgggggaggaaggacaaggagaggatgggatttgcctccgtgccagagggaaggacaaggagatccccccagtgcgtccccggcaggagggcaccggcagcggggctgtcctgcagctgggggccgtgctgggctgggagatggagcaggagagagggggaaaggggcactgacttcctctcacctgcctcagtgtcccagggcattttcctcacagcctcctcctccatccagccaaagtttgggagtgggaaatcctggtgtggGGAAAAACCAAGTGTGAATGCCTTGGGTTGGAGATTTCTCCTGCCCAAATCCACCTCCAGAAGTCTCCAGGTgtccataaaaacctccaaaaatcatgagttaataaaaaaaaagcc from Taeniopygia guttata chromosome 36, bTaeGut7.mat, whole genome shotgun sequence harbors:
- the LOC101232904 gene encoding olfactory receptor 14J1 — encoded protein: MSNSSSISHFLLLALADTRQLQLLHFCLFLGISLAALLGNGLIISAVACGHHLHTPMFFFLLNLALSDLGSICTTVPKAMHNSLWGTRNISYTGCAAQLFFFVIFISAELYLLTIMCYDRYVSVCKPLHYGTLLGSRACAHMAAAAWASAFLNALLLTANTFSLPLCHGNALGQFFCEIPQILRLSCSHIKLRESGLIVLSALLYFGCFVFIVFSYVQIFRVVLKIPSEQGRHKAFSTCLPHLAVVSVFLSTAVFTYLKPPSMSSPSLDLALSVLYSVVPPALNPLIYSLRNQELKAAVWRLMTGCFQEH